A genomic window from Quercus lobata isolate SW786 chromosome 10, ValleyOak3.0 Primary Assembly, whole genome shotgun sequence includes:
- the LOC115966047 gene encoding 2-oxoglutarate-dependent dioxygenase AOP3-like, whose amino-acid sequence MATKTQAKIPVVDLYDLDLKPGTKTWFSARKDVCRALEEYGCFVAEISNKIPSELHNAISSSFAKLFEFPTETKMKFTSERPFHGYFSSPKYERLVIDNATSTDVTEEFTNIFWPNGNHHVRESADSYVKLMAELDKMVTKMVFENYGVGDYYNSHMESTTHSFGIIKYNEPQKTGSKNGLDNHTDKHFTTILHQNRVKGLEIKTKDDEWIDFDPSPSSFIFLAGDGLQVWSNDRIKACMHRVLLAENLETRYSLGLFSHNNKTICVPEELVDEEHPLHYKPINLRDYAQEQNRLVAYGKELSLEVFCGV is encoded by the exons ATGGCTACCAAAACACAAGCCAAGATTCCAGTTGTTGATCTCTACGACTTGGACCTGAAACCTGGTACAAAAACATGGTTCTCAGCTCGCAAAGATGTTTGCCGTGCACTTGAAGAATACGGTTGTTTTGTAGCGGAGATTAGCAATAAAATTCCTTCAGAGCTTCACAACGCAATCTCTAGCTCATTTGCAAAGTTGTTTGAGTTCCCCACAGAAACCAAAATGAAATTCACTTCTGAAAGGCCTTTCCATGGctatttctcttctcctaagTACGAACGCCTGGTGATTGATAATGCAACCTCCACAGATGTAACTGAAGAGTTTACCAATATCTTCTGGCCCAATGGGAATCATCATGTCCG CGAAAGTGCTGATTCATATGTGAAGCTGATGGCGGAATTAGATAAAATGGTGACAAAAATGGTATTTGAAAATTATGGCGTGGGGGATTACTATAACTCTCACATGGAATCAACTACTCACAGTTTCggcattataaaatataatgaacCTCAGAAAACTGGGAGCAAAAATGGCCTTGACAACCACACGGACAAGCACTTTACCACCATACTTCACCAAAATCGTGTAAAGGGTTTGGAGATAAAAACAAAGGATGATGAATGGATTGATTTTGATCCCTCCCCTTCATCCTTTATATTCTTGGCAGGTGATGGACTCCAG GTATGGAGCAATGATAGGATAAAAGCTTGCATGCATCGAGTTTTGTTGGCTGAAAATCTTGAGACAAGATATTCACTTGGGTTGTTTTCGCACAACAATAAAACGATATGTGTGCCAGAAGAATTAGTCGATGAAGAGCATCCCTTACACTACAAGCCAATAAATCTTCGTGATTATGCTCAAGAACAAAACAGACTAGTCGCTTATGGAAAAGAACTTTCTCTCGAAGTCTTTTGTGGTGTTTAA